From Cataglyphis hispanica isolate Lineage 1 chromosome 3, ULB_Chis1_1.0, whole genome shotgun sequence, a single genomic window includes:
- the LOC126859288 gene encoding uncharacterized protein LOC126859288 — MTEMNGIVHYALIALWEKSGCRIVADYPADRDSLYRALTLSTVDGLKTVEDDKISVDRGKYTVHVLIGELHYACLTSKSNCQSSAIQLESCSQIFLQRLRSVYRELPILADLSRDLTNLAVADLSKPLKKIIEEYNRQDVDSKNLISKLEEELVEVRHLLMDGVQKLIDRGERLDELVRKTQSLEISSRDFHVVSRIPQKKKKNVFLAVGGAILMFISTSLLILIYIGILITGQINRIISVYLRIMSIL; from the exons ATGACTGAAATGAACGGGATCGTGCATTACGCTCTGATAGCCCTCTGGGAGAAATCCGGCTGCAGGATCGTCGCGGATTATCCCGCGGATCGGGACTCGCTCTATCGTGCTCTCACCCTCAGTACCGTCGACGGTCTCAAGACGGTCGAAGACGATAAAATCAGCGTCGATCGGGGCAA ATATACTGTACATGTGTTGATTGGAGAACTTCATTACGCTTGTCTGACATCGAAATCAAATTGTCAATCCTCAGCAATACAACTGGAATCTTGCTCTCAAATATTTCTGCAGAGGCTACGGAGCGTTTATAGAGAATTACCAATATTGGCGGATTTATCGAGAGATCTGACTAATCTCGCGGTGGCTGATCTCTCGAAacctttaaaaaagataatt GAGGAATATAATCGTCAAGATGTCGATTCTAAAAATCTGATCTCAAAGTTAGAGGAAGAATTGGTCGAGGTACGTCATTTACTGATGGATGGAGTTCAAAAGTTGATCGATAGGGGCGAGAGACTGGATGAACTCGTTCGAAAGACGCAGAGCCTCGAAATTTCG TCCCGGGACTTTCACGTAGTATCAAGGATtccgcaaaagaaaaaaaagaacgtttTCCTAGCAGTCGGAGGAGCAATCTTGATGTTCATATCGACTTCGCTCTTAATTCTGATATACATAGGAAtatt aATTACTGGCcagataaatagaattatttctgtCTATTTGAGAATAATGTCAATATTATGA